In a genomic window of Quercus lobata isolate SW786 chromosome 4, ValleyOak3.0 Primary Assembly, whole genome shotgun sequence:
- the LOC115986473 gene encoding putative disease resistance protein RGA4 isoform X3, giving the protein MAEGALFNVAEGIIGQLGKLALKELGLLWGVKEELQKLVDTVSTIKAVILDAEEQQAQNHTIKNWLGRLKDALFEADDLLDDFSTEVLRREVMTRNKKAKEVRIFFSKSNQLAYGLKMGHKIKAIRERLDAIAADRKFHLEERPRKTQVSNRLRETHHFVRAEYVIGREADKKVIIDRLMDPKIEENVSVLPIVGIGGLGKTTLAQFVFNAEEIKNHFEKKLWVCVSDDFDVKIIVEKILECAKEKKPERLEMNTLISDLRKEIDGKRYLLVLDDVWDDDSEKWDKLKGFLLGGARGSRILVTTREEKVAKISKTIEPHFLRGLNEEESWSLFKQKAFEKGQEPENIRIKEIGKEIVGKCRGIPLAIKTIGSLLCFKNSEDEWLSFINKEFSKLDQKENDILPTLKLSYDHLPSHLKQCFAYCSLFPKDYEFEKEKLIKLWMAQGFIRLSGQNQCLEDVGHEYFMELLWRSFFQKDEENFWDEGPIFKIHDLMHDLAILVAGLESTTFEINGKNIDEKTHHMSFGFNLGSSTQIPTLLFKANRMRTFLLPCQNWYSNQMVWNQLTCDAFVSSFKFLRLLDLHEIGIRNVPHSIGKLKHLRYLDLSYNRHIKMLPNSITRLQNLETLDLSYCKELTELPKNISKLINLRHLNIDECNSFTHMPRGFGQLTNLHSLARYVLSTDSRCGGELKELHGLNQLRENLTIENLRHKKDAELEYKAVNLKEKQHLKGLTLEWTWTWEVDVGYDEMSVEALEPNQNLKSLELKGYRGVKYPSWLYLLKNLVSLKLVSMKNSQDVLPLHQFPSLKSLWLSFVPSLEYVSLVSESFKLPPLESLHISDCPNLKGWWKRRSDFSEEDEDAADNYGEISTITTKNHSFSRLSQLHISGCPKLSSMPLFPYLEILRLDNSNLRLLERTISMGMISTVSQENPTAAAVAKPTSSARSFSSILAASFTPLSKLKSLGIGMIECSDDHFLQHFTALGRLSLYNYNGDEMELEWQGLRKLQDLELNDHPKLASLPVGLQQATSLRYLAIRFCPSLTILPEWICEIISLQSLHIWYCRNLTSLPALTSLKTLKIWICPNLTSLPALTSLQSLDIWDCPNLTSLPALTSLKTLGIRTCPILVESCKSQDWIARIENLNLEEDSEQTWSFTKIFGRCSGSTSQ; this is encoded by the exons ATGGCTGAAGGAGCTCTCTTCAACGTAGCTGAAGGAATCATTGGCCAACTGGGCAAACTAGCTCTCAAAGAGCTTGGACTGCTCTGGGGTGTCAAAGAGGAGCTTCAAAAGCTCGTGGACACTGTTTCAACCATCAAAGCTGTCATTCTGGATGCAGAGGAGCAACAGGCGCAGAATCATACCATCAAGAATTGGCTGGGAAGGCTGAAAGATGCACTTTTTGAAGCGGACGACTTGCTGGATGACTTTTCCACTGAAGTTTTACGGCGGGAAGTGATGACTAGGAATAAGAAGGCGAAAGAGGTACGCATCTTCTTTTCCAAATCGAACCAACTTGCATATGGTCTTAAAATGGGTCATAAGATTAAGGCAATTAGGGAGAGACTAGATGCCATTGCAGCAGATAGGAAGTTCCACCTAGAGGAACGTCCTAGAAAGACACAAGTCAGTAATAGGTTGAGAGAAACTCATCATTTTGTACGTGCTGAATATGTTATTGGAAGAGAGGCTGATAAGAAAGTCATTATAGATCGTTTAATGGATCCCAAAATTGAAGAGAATGTTTCGGTCCTTCCTATAGTTGGAATTGGAGGACTGGGTAAGACCACATTAGCTCAATTTGTATTCAATGctgaagaaattaaaaatcattttgagaaaaaattgtgGGTGTGCGTCTCTGACgattttgatgtaaaaataattgttgAGAAAATCTTAGAAtgtgcaaaagaaaagaaacctgAAAGACTTGAAATGAACACATTGATAAGTGATCTGCGAAAAGAAATTGATGGAAAGAGATACTTACTTGTATTAGATGATGTGTGGGATGATGATTCGGAAAAATGGGATAAGTTAAAAGGATTTTTACTCGGTGGTGCTAGAGGTAGTAGAATATTGGTGACTACACGTGAGGAGAAGGTTGCTAAGATTTCAAAAACTATAGAACCACACTTTTTAAGGGGTTTAAATGAAGAGGAGTCTTGGTCTTTATTTAAGCAAAAGGCATTTGAAAAGGGACAAGAACCagaaaatataagaattaaAGAAATTGGAAAGGAAATAGTTGGAAAGTGCAGAGGAATTCCACTCGCCATAAAGACCATTGGAAGCCTATTGTGCTTTAAAAACTCAGAAGATGAGTGGTTGTCCTTCATTAATAAAGAATTTTCAAAACTagatcaaaaagaaaatgatatcCTACCAACACTTAAATTGAGTTATGATCATCTTCCATCACACTTGAAACAATGTTTTGCTTATTGTAGTTTATTTCCAAAGGATTACGAGtttgaaaaagagaaattaattaAGCTATGGATGGCACAAGGGTTCATTAGGCTATCAGGTCAAAACCAATGCTTAGAAGATGTTGGTCATGAGTATTTTATGGAATTACTTTGGAG ATCATTCTTTcagaaagatgaagaaaatttttgggatgaaGGACCTATTTTCAAAATACATGACCTCATGCATGATCTAGCAATATTAGTAGCGGGACTAGAGAGCAcaacttttgaaataaatggGAAAAATATTGATGAAAAAACTCATCACATGtcatttggttttaatttaggCTCATCAACACAAATTCCAACTTTGTTGTTTAAAGCAAATAGGATGAGAACATTTCTTTTGCCATGTCAAAATTGGTATTCAAATCAAATGGTATGGAACCAGTTAACTTGTGATGCatttgtttcaagtttcaagttctTGCGCTTGTTAGATTTGCATGAAATTGGCATTAGAAATGTGCCACATTCTATCGGAAAGTTGAAGCATTTAAGGTATCTCGATCTCTCATACAACAGACACATTAAGATGCTTCCTAATTCTATTACAAGGTTGCAAAATTTGGAGACACTGGATCTTTCTTATTGTAAGGAACTTACAGAATTGCcaaaaaatattagtaaattaatcaatCTTAGGCATCTTAACATTGATGAGTGCAATAGTTTCACTCATATGCCTCGTGGATTTGGGCAATTGACTAATCTCCACTCACTAGCTCGGTATGTGTTGAGTACGGACTCTAGGTGTGGTGGTGAGTTGAAGGAACTTCACGGATTAAACCAGCTAAGAGAAAATCTAACGATTGAAAATCTGAGACACAAGAAAGATGCTGAATTAGAATACAAGGCTgtaaatttgaaagagaaacaACACCTTAAAGGCTTGACGTTGGAGTGGACGTGGACGTGGGAAGTGGATGTTGGGTACGATGAGATGTCAGTCGAAGCTTTGGAACCAAACCAAAATCTTAAAAGTTTGGAATTAAAAGGCTACAGGGGAGTGAAATATCCAAGCTGGCTTTATTTACTCAAAAATCTTGTAAGCCTTAAGTTAGTTTCAATGAAGAATAGCCAAGATGTACTACCATTGCATCAATTTCCTTCTCTCAAAAGTCTCTGGTTGTCCTTTGTTCCTTCTCTTGAGTACGTATCCCTGGTATCAGAGAGTTTTAAACTTCCACCCCTAGAATCCCTCCATATTTCGGATTGCCCTAATCTAAAGGGATGGTGGAAGAGGAGGAGCGACTTCAGCGAGGAGGACGAAGATGCCGCCGATAATTACGGTGAAATATCGACGATAACAACAAAGAATCATTCATTTTCTCGTCTTTCCCAACTACACATTTCTGGTTGCCCTAAACTATCTTCCATGCCTTTATTTCCTTATCTTGAAATATTAAGACTGGATAACTCTAATTTGAGGCTATTGGAGCGAACAATATCGATGGGAATGATAAGTACGGTATCTCAGGAAAACCCAACAGCAGCAGCAGTAGCAAAGCCAACCTCTTCTGCtcgttctttttcttcaatactTGCCGCCTCATTCACCCCTCTCTCCAAATTAAAATCTTTGGGTATTGGTATGATAGAATGCAGTGATGATCATTTCCTTCAACATTTCACTGCACTTGGGCGACTAagtttatataattataatggGGATGAGATGGAATTGGAATGGCAAGGGCTGAGGAAGCTTCAGGATTTAGAATTAAATGATCATCCAAAATTGGCATCTCTTCCGGTGGGGCTTCAACAGGCCACCTCTCTGCGATATCTCGCGATTCGGTTTTGTCCGAGTTTGACGATATTGCCGGAGTGGATCTGCGAAATCATATCTCTGCAATCACTCCATATTTGGTATTGCCGCAATTTGACATCATTGCCTGCCCTAACGTCTTTGAAGACACTAAAGATTTGGATTTGCCCCAATTTGACATCATTGCCTGCCCTAACGTCTCTTCAATCACTCGATATTTGGGATTGCCCCAATTTGACATCATTGCCTGCCCTAACGTCTTTGAAGACACTGGGTATTCGGACGTGTCCCATCTTAGTAGAAAGTTGCAAGAGCCAGGATTGGATTGCTCGCATcgaaaacttgaatctagaaGAAGATTCAG AACAAACTTGGAgctttaccaaaatttttgggCGTTGCAGTGGTTCAACTAGTCAATAA
- the LOC115986473 gene encoding putative disease resistance protein RGA4 isoform X1, translating into MAEGALFNVAEGIIGQLGKLALKELGLLWGVKEELQKLVDTVSTIKAVILDAEEQQAQNHTIKNWLGRLKDALFEADDLLDDFSTEVLRREVMTRNKKAKEVRIFFSKSNQLAYGLKMGHKIKAIRERLDAIAADRKFHLEERPRKTQVSNRLRETHHFVRAEYVIGREADKKVIIDRLMDPKIEENVSVLPIVGIGGLGKTTLAQFVFNAEEIKNHFEKKLWVCVSDDFDVKIIVEKILECAKEKKPERLEMNTLISDLRKEIDGKRYLLVLDDVWDDDSEKWDKLKGFLLGGARGSRILVTTREEKVAKISKTIEPHFLRGLNEEESWSLFKQKAFEKGQEPENIRIKEIGKEIVGKCRGIPLAIKTIGSLLCFKNSEDEWLSFINKEFSKLDQKENDILPTLKLSYDHLPSHLKQCFAYCSLFPKDYEFEKEKLIKLWMAQGFIRLSGQNQCLEDVGHEYFMELLWRSFFQEDTGSIFKIHDLMHDLAISVVGLESITFGINEEKLDEKTHHVSFGLNLGSSTQIPTLLLKANRMRTFLLPCQERYSSQIVWNKSTCDAFVSSFKFLRLLDLNCTGIRSVPHSIGKLKHLRHLDLSWNDIKMLPNSITRLQNLEILNLYNCYELIELPRNISRLVNLRHLIIENCSRLTHMPRGLGQLTNLQSLAEYVLSTDSKSGSGLKELHGLNQLRENLRIKNLRHKKDAELEYKSCLKEKQHLKGLVLEWIEREVDVEYDEMSVEALDPNQNLKSLELKSYRGVKYPSWLSSLKNLVSLKLVSLKNSQDVLLLHQFPSLKTLYLVDIPSLEYVSLVSESFKLPPLESLEIRICPNLKGWWRRSDSIEEDEDDADNYGEISTITAKNHSLPSFSHLSTLHISGCPKLSSMPLFPYLEKLYLHDSNLRPLERTISMGMINKTSQQNPTTAAVAESTSSVRSSSTLAASFTPLSKLKSLDIGMIEGSDGHVLQSIQHLTALEEFRLSKYNGDGMELEWLQQATSLRNLYIFNCPSLMTLPEWICEIISLQSLGIYDCPNFTSLPALTSLQSLGISDCPNFTSLPALTSLQSLHIYGCPNFTSLPALTSLQSLHISDCPNFTFTSLPALTSLQSLHIYGCPNFTSLPALTSLQSLHIYGCPNFTSLPALTSLQSLHISDCPNFTSLPAPISLYGSPNFTSLPALTSLKTLDIRRCPILVESCKSQDWVARIENLEGDLAPPKEEDPEQSWGFTKIFGRCSGSTSQ; encoded by the exons ATGGCTGAAGGAGCTCTCTTCAACGTAGCTGAAGGAATCATTGGCCAACTGGGCAAACTAGCTCTCAAAGAGCTTGGACTGCTCTGGGGTGTCAAAGAGGAGCTTCAAAAGCTCGTGGACACTGTTTCAACCATCAAAGCTGTCATTCTGGATGCAGAGGAGCAACAGGCGCAGAATCATACCATCAAGAATTGGCTGGGAAGGCTGAAAGATGCACTTTTTGAAGCGGACGACTTGCTGGATGACTTTTCCACTGAAGTTTTACGGCGGGAAGTGATGACTAGGAATAAGAAGGCGAAAGAGGTACGCATCTTCTTTTCCAAATCGAACCAACTTGCATATGGTCTTAAAATGGGTCATAAGATTAAGGCAATTAGGGAGAGACTAGATGCCATTGCAGCAGATAGGAAGTTCCACCTAGAGGAACGTCCTAGAAAGACACAAGTCAGTAATAGGTTGAGAGAAACTCATCATTTTGTACGTGCTGAATATGTTATTGGAAGAGAGGCTGATAAGAAAGTCATTATAGATCGTTTAATGGATCCCAAAATTGAAGAGAATGTTTCGGTCCTTCCTATAGTTGGAATTGGAGGACTGGGTAAGACCACATTAGCTCAATTTGTATTCAATGctgaagaaattaaaaatcattttgagaaaaaattgtgGGTGTGCGTCTCTGACgattttgatgtaaaaataattgttgAGAAAATCTTAGAAtgtgcaaaagaaaagaaacctgAAAGACTTGAAATGAACACATTGATAAGTGATCTGCGAAAAGAAATTGATGGAAAGAGATACTTACTTGTATTAGATGATGTGTGGGATGATGATTCGGAAAAATGGGATAAGTTAAAAGGATTTTTACTCGGTGGTGCTAGAGGTAGTAGAATATTGGTGACTACACGTGAGGAGAAGGTTGCTAAGATTTCAAAAACTATAGAACCACACTTTTTAAGGGGTTTAAATGAAGAGGAGTCTTGGTCTTTATTTAAGCAAAAGGCATTTGAAAAGGGACAAGAACCagaaaatataagaattaaAGAAATTGGAAAGGAAATAGTTGGAAAGTGCAGAGGAATTCCACTCGCCATAAAGACCATTGGAAGCCTATTGTGCTTTAAAAACTCAGAAGATGAGTGGTTGTCCTTCATTAATAAAGAATTTTCAAAACTagatcaaaaagaaaatgatatcCTACCAACACTTAAATTGAGTTATGATCATCTTCCATCACACTTGAAACAATGTTTTGCTTATTGTAGTTTATTTCCAAAGGATTACGAGtttgaaaaagagaaattaattaAGCTATGGATGGCACAAGGGTTCATTAGGCTATCAGGTCAAAACCAATGCTTAGAAGATGTTGGTCATGAGTATTTTATGGAATTACTTTGGAGGTCATTCTTTCAAGAAGACACAGGATCTATATTCAAAATACATGACCTCATGCATGATCTGGCAATATCAGTAGTGGGGCTAGAGAGCATCACTTTTGGTATAAATGAGGAAAAATTGGATGAAAAAACCCATCACGTGTCATTTGGTTTAAATTTAGGCTCATCAACACAAATTCCCACTTTGTTGCTTAAAGCAAATAGGATGAGAACATTTCTTTTGCCATGTCAAGAGAGGTATTCAAGTCAAATTGTATGGAACAAGTCAACTTGTGATGCATTTGTTTCAAGTTTTAAGTTCTTGCGCTTGTTAGATTTGAATTGCACTGGAATTAGGAGTGTTCCACATTCTATTGGAAAGTTGAAGCATTTAAGGCACCTTGATCTTTCATGGAATGACATAAAGATGCTTCCTAATTCAATTACAAGGTTGCAAAATTTGGAGATACTAAATCTCTATAACTGTTATGAACTTATAGAATTGCCAAGAAATATTTCTAGATTAGTCAATCTTAGGCATCTTATCATTGAAAATTGCTCTAGATTGACTCATATGCCACGTGGACTTGGGCAATTGACTAATCTCCAATCACTAGCTGAGTATGTGTTGAGTACGGACTCTAAGAGTGGTAGTGGGTTGAAGGAACTTCACGGATTAAACCagctgagagaaaatctaaGGATTAAAAATCTGAGACACAAGAAAGATGCTGAATTAGAATATAAGTCAtgtttgaaagaaaaacaaCACCTTAAAGGCTTGGTGTTAGAGTGGATAGAAAGAGAAGTGGATGTTGAGTACGATGAGATGTCAGTCGAAGCTTTGGACCCAAACCAAAATCTTAAAAGTTTGGAATTAAAAAGCTACAGGGGAGTAAAATATCCAAGCTGGCTTTCTTCACTTAAAAATCTTGTAAGCCTTAAGTTAGTTTCATTGAAGAATAGCCAAGATGTGCTACTATTGCATCAATTTCCTTCTCTCAAAACTCTCTATTTGGTGGATATTCCTTCTCTTGAGTACGTATCTCTAGTATCGGAGAGTTTTAAACTTCCACCCCTAGAATCCCTCGAAATTAGGATTTGTCCTAATCTAAAGGGATGGTGGAGGAGGAGCGACTCCATCGAGGAGGACGAAGATGACGCCGATAATTACGGTGAAATATCGACGATAACAGCAAAGAATCATtctcttccttcattttctcaCCTTTCCACTCTACACATTTCTGGTTGCCCTAAACTATCTTCCATGCCTTTATTTCCTTATCTTGAAAAACTATATCTGCATGACTCTAATTTGAGGCCATTGGAGCGAACAATATCGATGGGAATGATAAATAAGACATCTCAGCAAAACCCAACAACAGCAGCAGTAGCAGAGTCAACCTCTTCTGTTCGTTCTTCTTCAACACTTGCCGCCTCATTCACCCCTCTCTCCAAATTAAAATCTTTGGATATTGGTATGATAGAAGGCAGTGATGGTCATGTCCTTCAATCTATACAACATCTGACTGCACTTGAGGAATTTAGGTTATCTAAATATAATGGGGATGGGATGGAATTGGAATGGCTTCAACAGGCCACCTCTCTGCGAAATCTCTACATTTTTAATTGTCCGAGTTTGATGACATTGCCGGAGTGGATCTGTGAAATCATATCTCTTCAATCACTCGGTATTTATGATTGCCCCAATTTCACTTCATTGCCTGCCCTAACGTCTCTTCAATCACTCGGTATTTCTGATTGCCCCAATTTCACTTCATTGCCTGCCCTAACGTCTCTTCAATCACTCCATATTTATGGTTGCCCCAATTTCACTTCATTGCCTGCCCTAACGTCTCTTCAATCACTCCATATTTCTGATTGCCCCAATTTCACTTTCACTTCGTTGCCTGCCCTAACGTCTCTTCAATCACTCCATATTTATGGTTGCCCCAATTTCACTTCATTGCCTGCCCTAACGTCTCTTCAATCACTCCATATTTATGGTTGCCCCAATTTCACTTCATTGCCTGCCCTAACGTCTCTTCAATCACTCCATATTTCTGATTGCCCCAATTTCACTTCATTGCCTGCCCCAATTTCACTTTATGGTTCCCCCAATTTCACTTCATTGCCTGCCCTAACGTCTTTGAAGACACTGGACATTCGGAGGTGTCCCATCTTAGTAGAAAGTTGCAAGAGCCAGGATTGGGTTGCTCGCATCGAAAACTTGGAAGGAGATCTAGCtccaccaaaagaagaagatccAG AACAAAGTTGGGgctttaccaaaatttttgggCGTTGCAGTGGTTCAACAAGTCAATAG